One Bacillus sp. (in: firmicutes) genomic window, TTTTTGTTCATCAAAGTAGGCGACAATTTCTTGCGGAGAAAGCTGTTCTTGGGCCGCGTGCTTGTTAACAAGGTTCTCCATACTTTCTGTCACAATCGTTTGTAAAAATAATCGTGCCGATTGCTCTTCGCTTTTAATTGTCCAGACTTTTTTGTCATCGACTTGAGCGAACAGTTCTTCCGGTAGGCTCCAAAGTAGTTTGGTCCCGTCTTCGCTGACTGTCGGCTGAACTTTCGCATTTTGTATGGCCTTATAAACATCTGGTCCTACGTCATGGAGAACTTGTAACGGTTCATCCCACTCCCACGGTAAAAAGGAGTTATACGTTCGGCGTCCGAATAGAGATAACAGGTCCCAGGCGCTAATGACGAACCCGATATCCCGCCCTTCCGTTTTGGTTTCCAGCATCGATCCGTAAAAGCTTTCCTCATGCCAAATAAACAGCTTTTTCAAATTCATCGTTCCGATATGTTCGTTCGGAGTGTAAATGAAATAACGGGAACGACTTAATTTTTTTATAGACACGAACAGTATATTAACCGTTAACATGCGTTAATTTTCCCCTTTCTAGTTCCTCCTGAAACGCGCGCAATCGTTTTGTTTCCTCTTGAAGTGTAGTAAGGAAGAGCTCCCACTGGTCAAGCCGTTTTAATTTTTTATAAATGGTATGTAGTTTTTTTATATATTTCACCGCTAGTTTGTAATGCTGCCGGGTTCGCTGATTGACATGATAGTGTACGGTATCATGGTAGAGCGGAAGTAAAAGCTCCGGTGCTTCCTTTTGAATCGTTCGTAATTCTTCGGTAGGAAGGTCGTCTGCCCGGTGGCCCATGTACAGCTGCAATTCAACCCATTGTTGATAGGCTCCTTGCTCATATAACAAGTCGCTATAGTGATAGTAACTATAAGGAAGAGTGACGCGCATCAACCGTTCCATTTGCTTCGGATGTTCGTTTACAATGCCGTACCGTTTGAATTGTTGAAGAAGCGACTGGATGTACCGAGTTCGTAAATAGTTCGTTTCCAGCGTTTGTAAAAAGGGCTCAAGCGAATGTTCGATCCACGTTAACAATCGGCTCATACGCTTAGAGTCATTCAATGAAGCCAACCATTCAATCCACCACGACACATAATAAAGAACATCAGGCGCAGCAAGGGAAAAGAATTTTTCCGCCAAGTCGTCATTTTTTAAAAGAAGCGAATGATGGACGTTTGCCAAAATATTAGGCATCCGCAGATCCTGTAACGTCTCCATCTCTTCCTGCCGCCAAGTAGCTTTGGTAAACACATCCGTCCATAAAAAGCGATAGACGTCGAAGTAAAACGGGAAAAGATCATCATCCCATGCTATAAAGTCTCGAGCCCACGTCCGAAGTTCCGAAAGAAACGGATCAAACGAAAAAGGTAGAGGATGAGGAAGGTTGTTCACGGCTTTTTCCGCCATCTCTACTAAGTAATGAAAATGGGAAAACACACTGCGCTCCAATTCATTTTTAGAAAAATTCCACGTCCGTGTTTCCTCGCGTAACTGATGTAAGAGCCAACAAACGGAATATAAACGGTATAACTTTTTCATTTCCTCTTCGACGGGCTCAGTTTGTCGAATCCGTAAAAAATACGAGTCGAGGAGGTTCATCAAAAGGTAAGGATTTTTCTGGACAACGGCCGAATCGAACGTCGCAAATGCCTCGGTTAACCGTTCGTTCCACGCTTCGACCGAATGGGAGCGAAAACGTTGTTCTTTTTGTTTTAACAACGTAGACGCTCGTTGAAGTTGCGAAAAAATGTTTGTAGTCGAACGAGACTTTTTCCATTCTTCAATCCAACGCGTTACGCTTTTTGACCGGCTGTATAACGAAAAAAAAGCCGCCAACAAGTGCGGACAATCCGGTTCCTTACAATCACAACGAGACAAATAAAAGTCATCCACATCAATTGAACCAGTGAACTTCGTGCCGTAATCATCTACATAGAACTTTAAAAATAAGCTTTCATGTTCGTCGCTCCACTGTACATGTCGTTTATGATATAGATAAAATGCCCTATTTACCTTTTGTTGATCCTTCACATCGGAAGAATCTAACCGCTCCTCCCAATACGTTGCCCACTCATCTAATACGACCGCACGTATCAACCAAAACACCTCTTCACGAAAAATCTCTCCCCATTATATCACACGTCAAACGCGAAATATGTCATCTTCTTGGTGGACAATTTATTCCAAGTATGTCCATATACAGAGACACTCACACCTAGCCTTCATTAAATGTGGAATTTTTCGGAAGTGCCAATCCCAAAAAAAGAAACCGCCTGCGTGATCAGGCGGGTAACTTTTGGGAAGTAGAAAAAATTTTCAAAGTGGAAATAACGTGCTTAGTTGGCCGGTTACTTACTCGAGAAGCAGAATTACTTACTATAGTCGGAAAAGAAAATTACTTGCTTTTTAATAAAGTAAAAAAATTACTTGCCGATATAGCTCCCCTAAAAGGTACGAGAGGAGACGGAATGTACATCGTTTCTCCGGTAAACACGTTCACTCCTGGTTGGGACACTTTTTTGTCATTTTTCCAATAAAAGTTTTTGTTTTTCGGGTAGCGGAATTCGACGCCGTCCTTTTTGGCGACCATGACGATATTTTCTTGATCTGACGTATCGAGGGAGACATCATACCCTTGTTGCTTAAAATACGTAACCCCATCGACGAACAACACATTCGTTGCATGCTCTAAAGACAGGCCTAAAAAATGGGCGACCTTCTTCGCTAAGTCGATATTGTTGAGAAGCCCTGTTGGTTTTTCCGGTCCATACGCATATAAAAACACGTCTTCTCCGGTATGGCCGTGAGTGGTAAAGCCGAGATGGGCTCTTTTAGCCATGATGTCGGCTAATACTTCTTCGATATGGGTCGCATTAGCAATCCGACCCCATTCATCGATGGTTAATTCATTTAGTCCATACAATTTTACCACTTCTTTTAAATTCCCTTTGTCTTCGTCTAATTGGGACAAAGCCCCCGTTACGGTGAGCTTTGCTTTTTTTAACGGACCAATCACCTTGGATTTTGCTACTGTTTTATAGGTGTCATCCGTATCCGGATTGCCGATTGTCAGCCCACCTGTACCGTGGTCCGTAACGGCAATAACGAGCGTATTCCCGTCTTTTTTCGCAAACTTAATAGCTTCGCCTACCGCTTTATCAAATGCAAGTACTTCACTCACCATACCGACTGGGTCGTTTTTATGCGCCGACCAATCGACTTTGCTTCCTTCGACGAATAAAAAGAAGCCTTGTGGGTCTTTTGAAAGAAGGGAAATCGATTTTTCCGTCATCTCCGCTAATGACGGTTGAGGAAGGTCGAGGTATTTGCGGTCGATGTCATATGCCATATCGCTATCGGCGAACGTTCCCCACACAGGAAGTTGCTTGACCGATTTCAGCTCATTCCGCGTTGTCACCACTTGATAGCCTAAGTTCTCGAGTTCGCCCCACAAATTTTCTCCATCTTTTCGCCCGTGAATCGGTTTGTCTTGAGGATAACCTTTCCGTAGGCCCGGATGATCTTTTTTCCATTCGTTTTGTGGAATTAACGGCCCTTTTCCGCCTCCTAACACGAGGTCGAGTCCTTGATACACTTGCTGTTCAGCAATGTCATCGAAATGTTCCCGATTTGTTACATGGGAAGAAAAAGCGGCAGGCGTGGCATGCTGAATCGGGGAGGTGGCTACCAATCCAACCGCCATCCCTTTTTGCTTCGCTCCTTCTAAAACGGTAGCCACCGGCCGGAGATAAGCAGGAGTTTGAACCTCTTTTCCTTGAAACACCGGCACAAGTCCCACGACATCCGCCATTGTTTTCTTGCCTGTAGCCATGGCTGTCGCTGCTGCGGCAGAATCCGTAATGATAGATGACTTAGAATACGTTTGTACCCCGCCAACTAACAGCTCATCTAAAAATAGAGGGTTTCCTTTGTACCATCTTGCTAACGTCACTGCATCTGCGCTCGTCCCGTCCATTACCATAAAAATAACGTTACGTTTTTGTGCTACTTCCTTCCCTTGGGCTGGTATACTAGAAGACCAACTAACGGAAAAAACAACAAATAAACACACGATTTGTAGAAAACGACTCATACAAGCACCACCATTATAAATTTGTACTGTATTACATTTTTGTTAAGCTTTTGGATATTAGTTTATTGATTTGACCAGATGTTATACAATTAGTACTTGGATGAATGGATGGGGCAAAACAGAAGACGGGGGGATTCATTTGAGAATTAAAAAAGCGATCATACCAGCGGCCGGGTTAGGTACACGCTTTTTACCAGCAACAAAAGCGCAGCCGAAAGAAATGTTACCAATTGTAGATAAACCAACCATTCAATACATTGTCGAAGAAGCGGTCGCATCTGGTATTGAAGATATTATGATCATTACCGGAAGAGGAAAACGGGCGATAGAAGACCATTTTGACAAGTCTTATGAACTGGAAGAAACGCTAGCGAAACGTGAAAAGTGGGAGCAATTAGAAGAAATCCAATCAATTGCGAACTTAGCGAACATACATTATATAAGACAAAAAGAACCTAAAGGATTAGGACATGCGATCCATTGCGCCAAAACATTCATCGGTAACGAACCATTTGCTGTTTTACTTGGAGATGATATTGTCGAAGCACCAACCCCTTGTCTCAAACAAATGATTGATATCTACGAATCGTTAAACGAACCAGCATCCATTCTTGGGGTTCAAGAAGTGCCCCGCGAAGATGTATCAAAATATGGAATCATCGAACTTGCCGAAAAAGTAGGTTCAAATTTATATAAAATCGAAAACTTAGTCGAAAAGCCGTCAACCGAAGAGGCACCTTCCACGTACGCCATCATGGGAAGGTACATTTTACAACCAGAAATCTTACACATTCTCGAAACCCTTCCGCCAGGAGCTGGGGGAGAAATCCAACTTACCGACGCCATCCAACAGCTGGCACAACGACAGTCTGTATATGGATTTTATTTCACTGGAAAACGCTACGACGTCGGTGACAAGCTTGGATTCATCAAAGCGACGATTGAACTCGGGTTAAAACGGCCGGACTTGCGGGAGGAGTTATTAGCGTATTTGGAAGGAATCATGACAGTAGAGAAGGGAACATCTGTATGAGAATTGCCATCGTAGGAACAGGTTATGTTGGATTAGTCACAGGGGTTTGTTTAGCAGAAGTTGGACATCAGGTGACATGTTTTGACATTAATGAAGAAAAAATCGAATTCCTTTGTAGCGGAACATCTCCCATTTACGAACCGGGATTAGAAGAATTTATGAAAAAGAATATGGAAGAAGGCCGGTTATTTTTTACTTCTTTGCCTGATGAAGCGTACAGGCAGGCGGAGGTTGTTTTTATTGCCGTCGGGACACCAGAGAAGGAAGATGGTTCTGCTGACCTTCGATATATTGAAAAAGCAGCAATCACCATTGCTCAACATGTCAACAATGACGTGGTCGTTGTTATTAAAAGTACCGTTCCAGTAGGAACAAATGAAAAAGTGGAACAACTGTTAAAAACGAAGGCACCAAATGACATCACCATTCGAGTGGTGTCGAATCCGGAGTTTTTACGCGAAGGTTCCGCCGTGTACGATACGTTTCATGCGGATCGCATTGTGATTGGTGCGAATGACGAAGAAGCGGGAAATCTAGTTGAAAAAATTTACGAACCATTCCACCTTCCTATTCTTCGAACCGATATTCGGAGTGCGGAAATGATTAAGTACGCTTCTAATGTCTTTTTAGCTACAAAAATTAGTTTTATTAACGAAATAGCAAATTTATGTGAAAAAACGGGAGCAGATATTGAAGACGTGGCGAAGGGAATGGGAATGGATCAACGAATTGGTGCGAAGTTTTTACGTGCAGGGATTGGTTTTGGCGGCTCTTGTTTTCCGAAAGACACAAAGGCTCTTCAAAAAACAGCTGCTGAGCACAACTACCAATTCCATATTCTCGATGCTGTCTTGCAAGTAAATAACATCCAAAAAGGTAAACTTTATGAAAAGGCAAAAACGATTTTTCCGTCCTTACAAGGAAAAAACGTTGCAGTCTTAGGACTCGCATTTAAACCAAATACAGATGATATTCGAGAAGCACCAGCTTTAGAACTATTGCAACAGTTACTATTGGATGAGGCCAACGTTCGAGTTTACGACCCGATTGCAATGAAAAATGTTAAAAAAATATTTGGTGATAAGCTGACTTATGCACCATCCATTGAAGAAGCGATTAAAGAAGCAGAAGTAACGTTTATTGTGACAGAGTGGAAAGAAATTAAAGAATTTCCATTAACAAAATACAAGCAATTGATGAAGCAACCATTAGTTATTGATGGTAGAAATTGTTATAATCTTAAAGAGGCTGAAAAAGTAGGATTACCATACATGTCAATTGGCCGAAAATCCGTTCATATTGATCCTTTAGCTTGATAGTCATTGGGTCGAACGAAAAGTGAATATTTTCGACAGAACCTATCATAATAAGTTAATTTTCGCTATAATATCATCTAGATTGCACAATTTATTGGTTGAAAGGAAGTAATCTTTCTATGTTTAACAAAATCTGTGTTGTAGGTTTAGGATATATCGGATTACCGACTGCTGTTATGTTTGCCAACCATGGTGTAAAAGTTCATGGGGTAGACATTAACGAAAAAGCGGTCAATATGATTAAAAATAAACAACTGCATATAGAAGAAAATGGACTAGAAGAACGTTTAATCCAAGCAATTGATTCTGGAAACTTAACGGTTTCTACAACTCCGGAAGAAGCGGACGTATTTATTATTGCTGTTCCTTCACCAATTAATGAGGATAAAACAGCGAACTTAGAATACGTTCGTGCAGCCACAGCGTCGATTGTTCCTTACGTTCGCCGTGGAAACTTAGTGATTTTAGAATCCACCGTTCCTCCTCGTACGGTAGAAGATATCATGATTCCAGAGCTCGTGAAATCTGGGTTAGAAATCGGGGAGGAATTATTTGTTTCCCACTCACCTGAGCGTGTCATTCCAGGTAAAGTATTTGAGGAGTTAGTCAACAACGATCGTATTGTTGGCGGTATTAACGAAAAATCGGCTCAACTAACAAAAGAATTATATGAAGTATTTGTAAAAGGAACGATTCACTTAACGGATGCCACAACAGCTGAGCTCGTTAAAGTTATTGAAAATACGTACCGTGATGTAAACATTGCGTTTGCAAATGAGCTTGCCAAAATTAGCGAAAAAATTGGCGTGAACGTGTGGGAAGCCATCAAATTAGCGAACTATCATCCACGGGTCAATATCCACTTGCCAGGACCAGGAGTAGGTGGTCACTGTATTGCGGTTGACCCATGGTTTTTAGTAGAGCTACAGCCGGATTTAGCTCAAATCATCCATTTAGCGCGTCGTACAAACGATTCGATGCCGAAATTTACAGCTGATAAAGTTCGTTCGATTTTAGAAAAGCATCAAATTCAACATGGTCGTGTAGCGGTATTAGGACTTGCGTTTAAAGCGAACATTGACGACATGCGCGAAAGTCCTTCCCTTCAAGTGATTAAGCATTTAGAAGAGTACGGCATTGACTATATAGCTTATGATCCACACATTAAGGAAAATAAGCTGCCAAAACAAACCCAACATTTAGAAGAAGCGATTGCTCATGCTGACGTGGTGTTAGTCTTAACGGACCATCAGAAGTTCAAAGCATTAGATCCTGAACGATTTGCAAAACATATGCGTAGCAAAATTGTGATCGATACGAAAAACTGTTTAGACCGTGAGCGTTGGGAGCAAGCAGGCTTTGAAGTCAATGTTTTAGGAGATACGAAAAATTAATCGTCTGACCAGAATAGGTGATGAAATGAAGGAAACATTTCTTGGAGTAGATGTGAGTAACCAAACGTATGAGCAATTAACGGAACAATTGTTTCAAGATATTGCTCAAAAGAAAAAGTCGTTTATCGTCGCGATTAATCCGGAAAAAATTATGAAGGCGCAGAAGGATGAACAGCTGCGCCAACTTCTCAATCGGGCGGATTATCAAATTCCTGATGGCATCGGTGTCGTCATTGCCTCCATTTTAAAAGGAGGACGTATCCGTCAACGAGTGACTGGAATTGATATGATGCTTAAGCTGTGCGAAGAATCTGCCAACCGAGGAAAGACGATTTTCTTATATGGAGCCAAACCAGGAGTTGCTGAAGAAGCGAAAAAAAGCTTAGAGCAGAAATTCCCTGGGATCCAAATTGTCGGGACGATGCACGGCTATGAAAAAAATGAGGAAATCATTAAGGACGCGATCAATAAGGCCAACCCAGATATTTTATTTGTCGCTTTAGGAAGCCCAACGCAAGAATATTGGATTGTCAACCATATGAACGAATTAGCCCCGTCCATTTTCCAAGGGGTCGGAGGTTCGTTTGATGTCATTTCCGGTCGAATTAAGCGAGCTCCCATACTCTTCCAAAAGCTGGGCCTTGAGTGGTTTTATCGTTTGATGAAAGAACCGTGGCGTTGGCGCCGACAACTCATTTTACCGAAATTTATCATTAAAGCGTTACGAGATTAGAAGGGATACTCACCATGTCGAAGCTTAAAATCGCCAGTATTTTGTTTTTACTATCGACATTTTTTCTGAAATTTTCGAGCATGTTGAGGGATTTGGTCATAGCCGCATTATTTGGTGATTCGTATGAGGCAGGTGCCTATATTGCGGCAATGACCATTCCGAATGCCCTCATTTTATTTATGCTAACCGGAATGAAGGATGCCTTTCTTCCGAGTTATTACAAATATGATCGTCTCGGTAAAGGTTTTTCCCATTTAACCAATATCGTCAAAGGGACGTTTTGGATTAGTTTTATCATTGCGATCATTGGGGCCCTTCTTTCTCCTTGGCTCGTCCGTGTTTTATATCCTGAATTCGGGCAATATGAACACGGCTTTGCAGTCGCAGGGTGGACAGCAGCCGTTTACTTTTTATCCATCGCCCTTGTAGGGGTCAATGCCGTATACGAAGGGTACTTTGATGCACAAAAGAAATTCTCGTTTTCGACGTTTTCCCAAACGATTGTCGTGTTAACAACGATTGGCAGTGCGATTATTTTCCATGACCAGCTAGGGATTTATGCTGTACCCATCGGATATCTTGTCGGAACGATTTTTTCTTTTGTCATCAAATTGATTTACTTATCGCCGAGAAAAATGTTAGCTTGGAAGCAAAAATTAGACGTCCAAGAAGTAAAGGCGTTTTATGCGATTTTCATGCCTGTTGGACTGACGATTGCTGTCGGACAAATTAACTTGATGGTTAATACGTTATTTGCGGCTCATTTTGGGGCAGGAGTTGTGGCCAATTTAAACTATGCGTTTCGATTCGTGAATATTCCACAAGCGATTTTTGGCGTCACCATTGCCACGATTGTGTTTCCGATTTTAGCTCAAGCGCAATCCAATAGAGATGAAAGGTTGTTCCGCTTAGGAATTGAGCGGGGACTTTCTTATATGTTCCTTTTTCTCGCACCGACGATTGCGGGCATGATGTTATTAATGGAACCTCTCATTCAAGTCGTTTATGAACGGGGAGCATTCGATGCAAATGCCACTGCTCAAACGAGTTACTTTGCATTGTTTTATGTAGGATCCGTTCTGTTTTATAGCATCCAAGCCGTGATTGCCAAAGGCTTTTATACCCTTGAAAAAGGGCATTTAATGATGCGCATTGGATTCATTTCAATTGTTATCAATATTATTTCGAACTATTTCTTGTCCCAATGGATGGGACCGAGTGGATTAGCCCTGTCAGCGTCGGTTGTTGGTTTGATTTATTCATCAATGACATTTTTGACATTGTATAAAATATCCGGCGGCTTCGATTTAAAACGTATTGCTATCGAATACGGGAAAGTTATTGGGGCTGTCACGGTTATGACCATCTTGTTATGGCAATTTATCCAATATGGTTGGCTAACCGAATGGCATTCAGCCGTGTATATCATGGTGATGGCGATCATCGGTGGAAGTCTATATTTCCTCACATTATTCGTACTTCGTAGTCAATCCCTGAAAGAATTATTGTCCAAAGGAGGGAAATAAGCGTCTTCTAGGAAAGAGGCTCAAAACGTTATGAAAAAGCTAGCATTTATTTCGAAAATAAACCAATTAGATACGTTTTCACCTTACTTTTTTCTTCCTTTTATCTTGTTGCTCTACTTTTTCACGAGCTTATTCGATTTCCATCGATTTGAATATTTTGAAGTGAAGGAAAATGTTTGGGGACCGGTTTTTGTGGGGTTATTATCCTATTATGCGGCCGTCTATATTGCGGATAAGCGAAATTGGACGTTCCCGAGGTTTGGGCTGTCCTTTTTAAAAGGGAAAACGTTTATCTTTTTATATATTTTAGGTGCAATTGGATTAATCGCTTACCTTATTATGCTGTTCACAGGACAAGTAGGCATTACCGACGAATCCGTTCGTCGTAATTTAGATCCAAAGCTAAACTTTTTAAGCTCGTTCTTATGGTTTTCAGTGATCTTTTTATTGTGCCGTCGTATTTTGCTCGAAAAAGACTTAACGAATAAGAAAAAGTTCATGTATGGCGGCATTTTGTTTGTTGTGTTCGTTCTATTTATTTTAATGGGCTACCGTACACCGATTATCGTCATGTTCTTTACATCGTTTATCGTGTTTCACTACATTATTAAGCGCATTAAATTAACATGGTTTTTAACAACGTTATTTGTTATAGGTGTGGTGTTCTCCTTATTTGGCTTTTTCCGTATTGTAACAGAGGACCAAACAAAAGAGTTTAATAGCCGTCAAGGTCCGGATGTAGAACTTTCGGAAAAAGAAGTGAATGAAGACTTAATTATTCAACGAAAAATTAATGAGACACCAAAATGGATTCGAGCATTGAACTCGGAAAGTGTCACAGGACATATTGTGTTAAGTAAGCTCATGGAATATACAGAAATTCATGGCTACTTAAAAGGAGATTTACACAAAGCGATCTTTTCAACGGTACTTCCTGGTGAGCAGTTGTCCCCACGGATGATGGTTACCGGTATGGTGAACTCGTTATCAGTGGACGACGGAAAATATATTACTCGCCCTGGACGTACAACGACCCCAACGTTTTTAGGCCAGCTGTACGTTGAGGGAGGCTATGTAGCGATTGTGATTGGATTTGTCTTATACGGCTTCTTAATTTCGATGTTATATAACCAAATGCGAAACACAGGTATTAAATCGTACCAAACAGTCGGCTATGCGTTTATTACGACGATTTTTGCCATTTCCATGCATACCGGGTTACTCGATTTAGTCTTCCTGCTCATGATTGGATATGCCATCGTGTCTACAAGCATCGAAAAGGAAATTGTTAAATAAATAGGAAATGTAAATAATAATTGTGATTAAGTACCAATAGTGGTAAAATATAATCAGATAGGTAAATCCATCTGAAAAAAGGAAGATCTCGGTTGGTAGCCCCTGAAAAACGTCGGAACGTTTTTCTCCCTTTTTTCACATATGGTCGATGGGAAAAGGCTTCATGCCTTTTCTCTTTTTTAGTTAGTAAAAATTTATCTCTAAATGGGGGACATTTAAAAAACGAAGGCAGTCTCCTTTGCCGAAAAAACTTGGCAACAGCCAAGTTTTTCTGCCGATTTTGCATACTGCTCTGGAGCAGCTGAATGTTGCCGACAAAGCTAAAGAGTTGCTTATAAATGTTGATTTTTCTCATAAAGTCGGGGGTTTTCCCATAGACTTGAGATCTTTTCCCATAAATCAGAAGTTTTTTCTCATAAATATCGAATGATTTCTCATAAAGAGGAAGGGTTGCTCGTAACATTAGAATTTTTCCATAAAAATCGGAGCCCCGAGAATTGCAAAAGCTTAAGAATTGTTCAAAATGATAGAGTTTTGCTCATAAAGAAGAAGTTTTTCTCATAAATGTACCATCAAGAAACAGATCCGTAGCTAGTAGCTGCGGTCTTTTTTATTTTGGAACTGAAGAAGTAGGATAAAAATACTATCAGATAATTAATAATGTGAAAACTGCAAATATTGTACGAAGTGCAAAACCAGAGGAAGAAAGTGCAAAACATATTGTACGAAGTGCAAAACCAGAGGAAGAAAGTGCAAAACATATTGTGCGAAGTGCAAAACCAGAGGAAGAAAGTGCAAAACATATTGTGCGAAGTGCAAAAATCAGAGGAGAAAGTGCGAAACATATTGTGCGAAGTGCAAAACCAGAGGAAGAAAGTGCAAAACATATTGTGCAAAGTGCAAAACAACAGGTAGAAACTGCAAAACAAATTGCGCTAACTGCAAA contains:
- a CDS encoding alkaline phosphatase gives rise to the protein MSRFLQIVCLFVVFSVSWSSSIPAQGKEVAQKRNVIFMVMDGTSADAVTLARWYKGNPLFLDELLVGGVQTYSKSSIITDSAAAATAMATGKKTMADVVGLVPVFQGKEVQTPAYLRPVATVLEGAKQKGMAVGLVATSPIQHATPAAFSSHVTNREHFDDIAEQQVYQGLDLVLGGGKGPLIPQNEWKKDHPGLRKGYPQDKPIHGRKDGENLWGELENLGYQVVTTRNELKSVKQLPVWGTFADSDMAYDIDRKYLDLPQPSLAEMTEKSISLLSKDPQGFFLFVEGSKVDWSAHKNDPVGMVSEVLAFDKAVGEAIKFAKKDGNTLVIAVTDHGTGGLTIGNPDTDDTYKTVAKSKVIGPLKKAKLTVTGALSQLDEDKGNLKEVVKLYGLNELTIDEWGRIANATHIEEVLADIMAKRAHLGFTTHGHTGEDVFLYAYGPEKPTGLLNNIDLAKKVAHFLGLSLEHATNVLFVDGVTYFKQQGYDVSLDTSDQENIVMVAKKDGVEFRYPKNKNFYWKNDKKVSQPGVNVFTGETMYIPSPLVPFRGAISASNFFTLLKSK
- the galU gene encoding UTP--glucose-1-phosphate uridylyltransferase GalU, which codes for MRIKKAIIPAAGLGTRFLPATKAQPKEMLPIVDKPTIQYIVEEAVASGIEDIMIITGRGKRAIEDHFDKSYELEETLAKREKWEQLEEIQSIANLANIHYIRQKEPKGLGHAIHCAKTFIGNEPFAVLLGDDIVEAPTPCLKQMIDIYESLNEPASILGVQEVPREDVSKYGIIELAEKVGSNLYKIENLVEKPSTEEAPSTYAIMGRYILQPEILHILETLPPGAGGEIQLTDAIQQLAQRQSVYGFYFTGKRYDVGDKLGFIKATIELGLKRPDLREELLAYLEGIMTVEKGTSV
- a CDS encoding UDP-glucose/GDP-mannose dehydrogenase family protein — its product is MRIAIVGTGYVGLVTGVCLAEVGHQVTCFDINEEKIEFLCSGTSPIYEPGLEEFMKKNMEEGRLFFTSLPDEAYRQAEVVFIAVGTPEKEDGSADLRYIEKAAITIAQHVNNDVVVVIKSTVPVGTNEKVEQLLKTKAPNDITIRVVSNPEFLREGSAVYDTFHADRIVIGANDEEAGNLVEKIYEPFHLPILRTDIRSAEMIKYASNVFLATKISFINEIANLCEKTGADIEDVAKGMGMDQRIGAKFLRAGIGFGGSCFPKDTKALQKTAAEHNYQFHILDAVLQVNNIQKGKLYEKAKTIFPSLQGKNVAVLGLAFKPNTDDIREAPALELLQQLLLDEANVRVYDPIAMKNVKKIFGDKLTYAPSIEEAIKEAEVTFIVTEWKEIKEFPLTKYKQLMKQPLVIDGRNCYNLKEAEKVGLPYMSIGRKSVHIDPLA
- a CDS encoding nucleotide sugar dehydrogenase is translated as MFNKICVVGLGYIGLPTAVMFANHGVKVHGVDINEKAVNMIKNKQLHIEENGLEERLIQAIDSGNLTVSTTPEEADVFIIAVPSPINEDKTANLEYVRAATASIVPYVRRGNLVILESTVPPRTVEDIMIPELVKSGLEIGEELFVSHSPERVIPGKVFEELVNNDRIVGGINEKSAQLTKELYEVFVKGTIHLTDATTAELVKVIENTYRDVNIAFANELAKISEKIGVNVWEAIKLANYHPRVNIHLPGPGVGGHCIAVDPWFLVELQPDLAQIIHLARRTNDSMPKFTADKVRSILEKHQIQHGRVAVLGLAFKANIDDMRESPSLQVIKHLEEYGIDYIAYDPHIKENKLPKQTQHLEEAIAHADVVLVLTDHQKFKALDPERFAKHMRSKIVIDTKNCLDRERWEQAGFEVNVLGDTKN
- a CDS encoding WecB/TagA/CpsF family glycosyltransferase, with protein sequence MKETFLGVDVSNQTYEQLTEQLFQDIAQKKKSFIVAINPEKIMKAQKDEQLRQLLNRADYQIPDGIGVVIASILKGGRIRQRVTGIDMMLKLCEESANRGKTIFLYGAKPGVAEEAKKSLEQKFPGIQIVGTMHGYEKNEEIIKDAINKANPDILFVALGSPTQEYWIVNHMNELAPSIFQGVGGSFDVISGRIKRAPILFQKLGLEWFYRLMKEPWRWRRQLILPKFIIKALRD
- the murJ gene encoding murein biosynthesis integral membrane protein MurJ, coding for MSKLKIASILFLLSTFFLKFSSMLRDLVIAALFGDSYEAGAYIAAMTIPNALILFMLTGMKDAFLPSYYKYDRLGKGFSHLTNIVKGTFWISFIIAIIGALLSPWLVRVLYPEFGQYEHGFAVAGWTAAVYFLSIALVGVNAVYEGYFDAQKKFSFSTFSQTIVVLTTIGSAIIFHDQLGIYAVPIGYLVGTIFSFVIKLIYLSPRKMLAWKQKLDVQEVKAFYAIFMPVGLTIAVGQINLMVNTLFAAHFGAGVVANLNYAFRFVNIPQAIFGVTIATIVFPILAQAQSNRDERLFRLGIERGLSYMFLFLAPTIAGMMLLMEPLIQVVYERGAFDANATAQTSYFALFYVGSVLFYSIQAVIAKGFYTLEKGHLMMRIGFISIVINIISNYFLSQWMGPSGLALSASVVGLIYSSMTFLTLYKISGGFDLKRIAIEYGKVIGAVTVMTILLWQFIQYGWLTEWHSAVYIMVMAIIGGSLYFLTLFVLRSQSLKELLSKGGK
- a CDS encoding oligosaccharide repeat unit polymerase; amino-acid sequence: MKKLAFISKINQLDTFSPYFFLPFILLLYFFTSLFDFHRFEYFEVKENVWGPVFVGLLSYYAAVYIADKRNWTFPRFGLSFLKGKTFIFLYILGAIGLIAYLIMLFTGQVGITDESVRRNLDPKLNFLSSFLWFSVIFLLCRRILLEKDLTNKKKFMYGGILFVVFVLFILMGYRTPIIVMFFTSFIVFHYIIKRIKLTWFLTTLFVIGVVFSLFGFFRIVTEDQTKEFNSRQGPDVELSEKEVNEDLIIQRKINETPKWIRALNSESVTGHIVLSKLMEYTEIHGYLKGDLHKAIFSTVLPGEQLSPRMMVTGMVNSLSVDDGKYITRPGRTTTPTFLGQLYVEGGYVAIVIGFVLYGFLISMLYNQMRNTGIKSYQTVGYAFITTIFAISMHTGLLDLVFLLMIGYAIVSTSIEKEIVK